From Denitrovibrio acetiphilus DSM 12809, the proteins below share one genomic window:
- a CDS encoding M15 family metallopeptidase, producing the protein MQTKVCPMINRRDLLKFSFSAAVLSALPAGAYAFSGYGLNKPVPVRSFNDVGRESVFSSQDYFEKIRNFNHAFSDDLHADEIELSLIKSCQTKTHALMRYVGFGNFNILNFDDALRYMESIDTLTPFTKAEKDYLELLFSRNASDYGFYGERIFDSVTDRVNEDELVKIPGSGHFIYKAHSLAIYEKITKEMNSLILTSGVRSVMKQLHLFLTKAVSTKGNLSMASRSVAPVGYSYHGIGDFDVGIKGWGYANFTDKFATTREYAMLMNHGYMRIRYDRKNPYGVRFEPWHVKVV; encoded by the coding sequence ATGCAGACAAAGGTATGCCCTATGATAAACAGAAGGGATTTGCTGAAATTTTCATTTTCTGCTGCTGTGTTATCCGCTTTACCGGCGGGGGCGTATGCTTTCAGCGGTTATGGGCTGAATAAGCCTGTTCCGGTGCGTTCGTTTAATGATGTCGGTCGTGAAAGTGTGTTCAGCTCGCAGGATTATTTTGAAAAGATCCGCAACTTTAATCATGCATTTTCAGATGACCTCCACGCGGACGAAATTGAGCTCAGCCTGATAAAGTCATGCCAGACGAAGACGCACGCCCTGATGCGTTATGTAGGCTTTGGCAATTTTAATATTCTCAACTTTGATGACGCCCTGAGATATATGGAATCAATCGATACTCTCACACCTTTTACGAAGGCTGAAAAGGATTATCTTGAACTTCTGTTTTCAAGGAATGCATCAGACTATGGATTCTACGGTGAAAGGATTTTTGACAGTGTTACTGACAGGGTAAATGAAGACGAGCTTGTTAAGATTCCTGGGAGCGGACATTTTATATATAAGGCTCATTCGCTGGCTATCTATGAAAAGATTACCAAAGAGATGAACTCACTCATACTCACATCTGGTGTGCGCAGCGTCATGAAACAGCTTCACCTTTTTCTGACCAAAGCTGTCAGTACGAAAGGTAATCTTTCGATGGCTTCGCGTTCTGTTGCTCCTGTGGGGTACTCTTACCACGGTATCGGCGATTTTGATGTAGGTATAAAAGGGTGGGGCTATGCTAATTTTACAGATAAGTTTGCCACCACCAGAGAGTATGCAATGCTTATGAATCACGGTTACATGCGCATCAGATACGACAGGAAGAATCCTTACGGTGTGCGCTTTGAGCCATGGCATGTTAAGGTTGTGTGA
- the rpsI gene encoding 30S ribosomal protein S9, producing MADYTYGTGRRKTSCARVFMKPGKGKVTINGKTPSDYFSRETLCMISLQPLGVIGAEGKFDLYITVKGGGKTGQAGAIRHGLSRALCELDAANRPELKKRGFLTRDARAVERKKPGKPKARKSPQFSKR from the coding sequence ATGGCTGACTATACATACGGAACAGGTAGAAGAAAAACATCCTGTGCCAGAGTTTTTATGAAACCTGGTAAAGGTAAAGTAACTATCAATGGCAAAACTCCCAGCGATTATTTCAGCAGGGAAACACTTTGCATGATCAGCTTACAGCCTCTTGGTGTTATCGGTGCTGAGGGTAAGTTTGACCTTTATATTACTGTCAAAGGCGGCGGTAAAACAGGTCAGGCGGGCGCTATCAGACACGGCCTCTCCAGAGCTCTCTGCGAGCTTGATGCGGCTAATCGTCCTGAACTTAAAAAGAGAGGTTTCCTCACAAGGGATGCCAGAGCTGTTGAAAGGAAGAAACCTGGTAAACCAAAAGCCAGAAAGTCTCCTCAGTTTTCCAAACGTTAA
- the rpsP gene encoding 30S ribosomal protein S16: MATKIRLMRLGRKKRPFYRIVVCDSRERRNGNFIEVLGFYNPMPEVAEIRIDEDKALSWLQKGAQPTDTVKNILSKNGVMKKYHESRG; this comes from the coding sequence GTGGCTACCAAAATCAGACTTATGAGACTCGGTCGTAAAAAAAGACCTTTTTACAGAATTGTAGTATGTGACAGCAGAGAGAGACGTAACGGTAACTTCATTGAAGTTCTCGGTTTCTACAACCCTATGCCTGAAGTGGCAGAGATCAGAATCGACGAAGATAAAGCTCTCAGCTGGCTTCAGAAAGGTGCACAGCCTACTGATACTGTTAAAAATATCCTCTCCAAAAATGGAGTGATGAAAAAATACCACGAGTCCAGAGGTTAA
- a CDS encoding 7-cyano-7-deazaguanine synthase gives MKAYFSKYNNAIVALSGGADSAAVLMLAAEHIGKNNVLAVTCVNQHFFESELENAAKIAAILGVRHQSYTVEMPNEFYLGGNEKCYYCKKAVMSGMLKMKGFDTIFDGTNADDDLTERQGSRAAKEMGVISPLYELGLGKEYTKTKCNKLTGIDFLDESCKATRFDGSFDTQGLDRVALFETPLRHKLPGIRYRIDRRYVEFKKPLTLSEADFQAVTSQKALC, from the coding sequence TTGAAAGCGTATTTTAGCAAATATAACAATGCAATAGTGGCATTAAGCGGCGGTGCCGATTCTGCCGCTGTACTCATGCTAGCAGCGGAACATATCGGCAAAAACAATGTACTTGCTGTTACATGCGTTAATCAGCATTTTTTTGAATCAGAGCTTGAAAATGCAGCAAAGATTGCAGCGATATTAGGTGTGAGACACCAATCATACACCGTAGAGATGCCGAATGAATTTTATCTGGGTGGAAATGAGAAATGCTATTACTGCAAAAAAGCAGTGATGTCAGGTATGCTCAAAATGAAAGGCTTTGATACGATATTTGACGGAACCAATGCAGACGACGACCTTACAGAACGCCAGGGGAGCAGAGCCGCAAAAGAAATGGGAGTAATATCCCCCCTGTATGAACTCGGACTCGGGAAAGAATATACAAAAACAAAATGCAATAAACTCACGGGGATAGATTTTCTTGACGAATCCTGTAAAGCAACAAGGTTTGACGGTAGCTTCGACACTCAGGGGCTTGACAGAGTAGCACTCTTCGAAACACCTTTAAGGCACAAACTGCCGGGGATCAGATATCGTATAGACAGAAGATACGTAGAGTTCAAGAAACCGCTAACGCTCTCAGAAGCAGACTTTCAGGCTGTGACATCACAAAAGGCATTGTGCTGA
- a CDS encoding KH domain-containing protein codes for MKELVEFIVKSLVDNPDAVNLKEVEGEKASILELRVDQSDLGKVIGKQGRTAKAIRTILNASGVKCGKKVVLEILED; via the coding sequence ATGAAAGAACTAGTCGAATTCATAGTGAAATCACTGGTAGATAATCCAGATGCTGTAAACCTTAAAGAGGTAGAGGGCGAAAAAGCCTCTATTTTAGAGCTCAGAGTAGATCAGTCTGATCTGGGGAAGGTCATCGGGAAGCAGGGGCGTACAGCCAAAGCTATCAGAACCATTCTGAACGCTTCCGGAGTGAAATGCGGTAAAAAGGTGGTTCTCGAGATACTCGAAGACTAA
- the ffh gene encoding signal recognition particle protein: MFTTLNDKLNAVFSKLKKQVRIDDENINEALKQVRMALLEADVNFKVVKTFINNVREKALGEEVRKSLTPDQVFIKIVNDELVDILGGKDYKEAKIKLNSNPPTVIMMAGLQGSGKTTSAGKLANFFMKQSKSVLLVAGDIYRPAAIDQLETLGRQLGCDVYSDRESKDAVKIAKDALAHAKKTAKDILIIDTAGRLHIDENLMNEIVRTKEAVNPDEVLFVADAMTGQDAVNVAKSFNDMLDATGIILTKMDGDARGGAALSIKEVTGKPLKFIGTGEKLTEFEQFYPDRMASRILGMGDIVTLVERAQESIEEGDAEEMAAKMAKHGLDFEDMLKQFRMIKKMGSLDSIMRLIPGLGNMNMGEIDDRQFKKTEAIIFSMTLKERRNGKLLNANRKKRIARGSGTNVADVNRLVNQLNQMNKMMKQMKKKLGGSNKLNPAMMRDFLKMK, from the coding sequence ATGTTTACTACATTGAATGATAAACTCAATGCTGTTTTTTCTAAGCTGAAGAAACAGGTTAGGATTGATGACGAAAATATAAACGAAGCCCTTAAACAGGTCCGTATGGCTCTGCTTGAGGCTGACGTTAACTTTAAAGTGGTTAAAACCTTCATAAATAATGTCCGTGAAAAGGCGTTAGGGGAAGAGGTCAGGAAAAGTCTCACCCCCGATCAGGTTTTCATAAAAATTGTAAATGATGAGCTTGTGGATATCCTCGGTGGCAAAGACTACAAGGAAGCCAAAATAAAGCTCAACTCTAACCCTCCTACAGTGATTATGATGGCTGGTCTTCAGGGTTCCGGTAAGACAACTTCTGCCGGAAAACTGGCGAACTTTTTTATGAAGCAAAGCAAATCGGTGCTCCTAGTGGCAGGCGATATATATCGCCCAGCGGCAATTGACCAGTTGGAGACACTGGGCAGACAGCTTGGCTGTGATGTCTATTCGGACAGGGAGAGCAAGGATGCGGTGAAGATCGCAAAAGATGCCCTCGCACATGCAAAGAAGACTGCCAAAGATATATTGATAATAGATACGGCAGGACGACTCCATATAGACGAAAATCTAATGAACGAGATTGTCCGCACTAAAGAGGCTGTGAACCCTGATGAAGTTCTCTTTGTGGCAGATGCCATGACAGGGCAGGACGCAGTAAATGTGGCTAAAAGTTTTAACGATATGCTGGATGCTACAGGTATTATCCTTACTAAGATGGACGGTGACGCACGAGGCGGTGCAGCACTTTCTATCAAAGAAGTCACAGGAAAGCCTCTGAAGTTTATCGGTACTGGTGAGAAGCTCACAGAATTTGAGCAGTTTTACCCGGACCGTATGGCTTCACGTATTCTCGGCATGGGGGACATTGTTACCCTTGTTGAGCGTGCGCAAGAGTCCATTGAGGAAGGCGATGCAGAAGAGATGGCCGCCAAGATGGCAAAACACGGACTTGATTTTGAGGATATGCTCAAACAATTTCGTATGATAAAAAAAATGGGATCACTCGACAGTATAATGCGTTTGATACCCGGGCTCGGCAACATGAATATGGGCGAGATAGACGACCGTCAGTTTAAAAAGACTGAAGCGATAATCTTCTCCATGACCCTGAAAGAGCGCAGGAATGGGAAACTGCTGAATGCAAATCGTAAGAAACGTATTGCAAGAGGCAGCGGAACAAATGTTGCGGATGTTAACAGGCTTGTGAATCAGCTTAACCAGATGAATAAAATGATGAAGCAGATGAAAAAGAAGCTTGGAGGCTCAAACAAGCTGAATCCGGCAATGATGAGAGATTTTCTCAAAATGAAATAA
- a CDS encoding YhjD/YihY/BrkB family envelope integrity protein has protein sequence MKVRFRRFFKELSNPEKYFLDFFQKISLAYNFFNRNELRNHAAACAYYMLLSLIPLVLLLLYIFDTFLNRYPAFSDDIFTVLSMFNEKITPEMFEKFGISKAAGSAIGIFGIFNLLFSSRLILGSIQRAFSIIFPAEKKRNFLLENAISLGILPAAFILVLLIGVFNSTKDIIYKYLELNNINLEIIQPLFNAAALILPASTGFVIVYFIYRYLPVRKPGTGNALKGALLFMVIFAGSRSVAVVVFKHIAGNTAYGLLGSLIIVLIWSYFVFLLFLFCAQYVFVNFRSDILILNRLFSDDDINTRFVQMNKKVLEKYTQTFEADEVIIESGSGADNVYYVISGGLEVLDPDGGSAYIKTGEMFGEVAHLMCEPHRLTVKAAERSEVLVLDREVFDNVLRGNADLAKRIMELLCRRLRDSQDLKEPVV, from the coding sequence GTGAAAGTGCGCTTCCGGCGTTTTTTCAAAGAGCTTTCTAATCCTGAGAAGTATTTTCTGGATTTTTTTCAGAAGATCAGTCTGGCATATAATTTTTTTAATCGGAATGAACTTCGGAATCACGCTGCTGCATGTGCATATTACATGCTTTTGTCGTTAATCCCCCTCGTGCTCCTTCTTTTATATATTTTTGATACATTTCTTAATAGATATCCGGCTTTTTCTGATGATATTTTTACTGTATTGTCAATGTTTAATGAGAAAATAACTCCGGAGATGTTTGAAAAATTCGGGATATCGAAAGCTGCCGGGAGTGCAATCGGGATATTCGGTATATTCAACCTTCTTTTCAGCAGCAGACTTATCCTTGGGTCTATTCAGCGGGCGTTCAGCATCATTTTTCCTGCGGAGAAAAAACGTAATTTTCTGCTCGAGAATGCAATTTCTCTGGGTATACTTCCGGCCGCCTTTATCTTGGTGCTACTGATAGGGGTGTTCAACTCTACAAAAGATATTATCTATAAGTATCTTGAGTTAAATAATATCAACCTGGAAATCATACAGCCTCTTTTTAATGCTGCCGCTCTTATCCTTCCTGCATCGACAGGTTTTGTAATAGTATATTTCATTTACAGATATTTGCCTGTCCGGAAGCCGGGTACAGGTAATGCCCTTAAAGGAGCATTGCTTTTTATGGTTATATTTGCAGGGAGCAGGTCGGTTGCTGTGGTTGTTTTTAAGCATATTGCTGGAAATACGGCATATGGTCTTCTCGGAAGTCTTATAATTGTGCTCATATGGTCGTATTTTGTTTTTCTGCTATTCCTATTTTGTGCACAATATGTGTTTGTAAACTTCAGGTCTGATATTTTGATTTTGAACAGACTTTTCAGCGATGATGATATAAATACAAGATTTGTTCAGATGAATAAAAAAGTGCTGGAGAAGTATACGCAGACGTTTGAAGCAGATGAGGTGATCATTGAATCAGGGAGTGGGGCTGACAATGTCTACTACGTAATTTCCGGCGGACTGGAGGTGCTAGACCCTGACGGAGGCAGTGCTTATATCAAAACAGGCGAAATGTTCGGCGAGGTGGCGCATCTGATGTGTGAACCGCACAGATTAACAGTAAAAGCAGCAGAGCGAAGTGAGGTTCTTGTGCTTGACAGAGAGGTCTTTGATAATGTTCTGCGGGGAAATGCAGACCTTGCAAAGCGGATCATGGAATTGTTATGTAGAAGGCTGCGGGATTCTCAAGATTTGAAAGAACCCGTTGTCTGA
- a CDS encoding OmpP1/FadL family transporter, with protein sequence MTRFLIIVLTICLTGGAAFAGHVDTYGIGSRATAMAGAMTAGTNDPFAVHYNPAAMSRIKRPTFSVGAHMVDPSLKIKNFHAEMTSDYPISNVSGDSEVTDDSPLLIVPHIGYVHPINDKIAVGFAVYVPYGLELHWDDNASANPAAYNTFHSWYVREVITPSISYKVTDKLSLGFGVVLGKSKAGTEKVRYVPSFMAAAAAPYDELTGAQYETKMEDDFNYSFNFGLLYEFNEKLALGVAFRTESKTHMEGRTDVSPDLTMWQNQNVDASVDIDTPNQLQIGLEYKPTPKWSINLDVTRTWWGSIQDYSVKFDDPYMATPGITDGANEEYYDREWKNVFQYRIGTEYKLNEHVDLRAGYYYDPSVVPGNTFDVQWPDADKHVFSGGVGIHMGRVTVDLTLQYIKIEDVHINGDSHNLNETFTRPGYHEGEVYATASGHLIGYGATVSYSF encoded by the coding sequence ATGACAAGATTTTTAATTATTGTTCTTACCATTTGCCTGACAGGGGGAGCAGCGTTTGCTGGTCATGTTGACACATATGGCATAGGTTCAAGAGCAACTGCGATGGCTGGTGCCATGACCGCAGGAACAAACGACCCTTTTGCAGTACATTATAATCCTGCTGCTATGAGCAGGATAAAAAGACCAACGTTTTCTGTTGGCGCACACATGGTTGATCCGTCTCTTAAAATAAAAAACTTTCATGCTGAAATGACATCTGATTATCCTATCAGTAATGTTTCAGGCGACAGTGAAGTTACTGACGATTCGCCTTTGCTTATTGTGCCCCATATTGGTTATGTTCATCCTATAAACGATAAGATTGCTGTCGGTTTTGCTGTTTATGTACCGTACGGGCTTGAACTTCACTGGGATGATAATGCATCAGCAAACCCTGCTGCTTATAATACTTTTCACTCATGGTATGTGAGAGAGGTTATAACTCCTTCTATCTCTTATAAAGTTACTGACAAGCTTTCACTTGGCTTTGGTGTGGTTCTCGGCAAGTCAAAGGCTGGGACTGAGAAAGTCAGATATGTACCTAGCTTTATGGCAGCCGCTGCCGCTCCTTATGACGAGCTTACAGGAGCACAGTACGAAACAAAAATGGAAGATGACTTCAACTATTCTTTCAACTTCGGTCTTCTTTATGAATTCAATGAAAAACTTGCATTAGGTGTTGCGTTCAGAACAGAATCTAAAACACATATGGAGGGGAGAACAGATGTTAGCCCTGACCTGACAATGTGGCAGAATCAGAATGTTGATGCATCCGTTGATATAGATACTCCGAATCAGCTTCAGATAGGTTTGGAATATAAGCCTACACCGAAATGGAGCATCAATCTGGATGTTACAAGAACATGGTGGGGCTCTATTCAGGATTATTCAGTGAAGTTTGACGACCCGTATATGGCAACACCAGGCATCACAGATGGTGCTAATGAAGAGTATTACGACAGAGAATGGAAAAACGTTTTTCAGTACAGAATCGGTACAGAATATAAACTTAATGAACATGTTGATCTGCGTGCCGGCTACTATTATGATCCTTCTGTTGTACCAGGAAACACATTTGATGTGCAGTGGCCTGATGCGGATAAGCACGTTTTTTCCGGCGGTGTAGGTATACATATGGGCAGAGTAACTGTTGATCTCACACTTCAGTATATCAAGATTGAAGATGTACACATCAACGGTGACTCCCACAACCTTAACGAAACTTTTACAAGACCCGGATATCATGAAGGTGAAGTATATGCGACTGCATCAGGACACCTTATTGGTTATGGCGCTACAGTTTCTTACTCATTCTAA
- the rplM gene encoding 50S ribosomal protein L13 — protein MKTYWAKPDEIEQKWFVVDAENKILGRLATEVATILMGKHKPTYTPSIDTGDFIVIVNAEKFAVTGSKMTDKIYYRHSGYLGGIKDRTLKEQLEKKPEEVIRMAVRRMLPKTKMGRAMIKKLKIYTGGAHPHAAQNPETLEI, from the coding sequence ATGAAGACCTATTGGGCAAAACCCGACGAAATAGAACAGAAATGGTTTGTTGTTGATGCTGAGAATAAGATTCTCGGACGTCTTGCTACTGAGGTTGCAACTATCCTCATGGGTAAGCATAAACCGACATACACTCCTTCCATCGACACAGGGGACTTTATCGTTATAGTAAATGCAGAGAAATTTGCTGTAACAGGTTCCAAGATGACAGATAAAATTTACTACAGACACTCCGGCTACCTTGGCGGTATCAAAGACAGAACTCTTAAAGAGCAACTGGAAAAGAAACCTGAGGAAGTTATCAGAATGGCTGTTAGAAGAATGCTCCCTAAAACAAAAATGGGAAGAGCTATGATCAAAAAGCTTAAGATATATACAGGCGGAGCGCACCCACACGCTGCTCAGAACCCTGAAACACTTGAGATTTAA
- the rimM gene encoding ribosome maturation factor RimM (Essential for efficient processing of 16S rRNA) translates to MKLIRVGRLINTHGLDGELVLQVLTESPEVFDDMQYMMLAVKGNVQASLEIEYMQEYKGNILVGFAGVEDIDTAKKYKGMEVVIPEEMLPELDGEIYWHELEGCPVFDKNGELVGALADYMEAGGADIFRIKCEDEYYLISNNTDHVLEINVKEKKLVIDRIGLVSEKI, encoded by the coding sequence ATGAAGCTGATAAGAGTTGGCAGACTAATAAATACACATGGACTTGACGGGGAGCTTGTTTTGCAGGTTTTGACAGAAAGTCCGGAAGTTTTTGACGATATGCAGTATATGATGCTTGCAGTTAAAGGGAATGTTCAGGCATCTCTGGAAATTGAGTACATGCAGGAGTACAAGGGAAATATCCTTGTTGGTTTTGCAGGTGTGGAAGACATTGATACTGCTAAAAAATATAAGGGGATGGAAGTTGTTATCCCCGAAGAGATGCTCCCCGAGCTTGACGGCGAGATTTACTGGCATGAGCTGGAGGGGTGTCCGGTGTTTGACAAAAACGGAGAGTTGGTAGGGGCGCTTGCAGACTACATGGAAGCAGGCGGTGCAGACATCTTCCGCATTAAATGCGAGGATGAATATTACCTTATCTCCAATAATACAGACCATGTTTTAGAGATAAATGTGAAAGAAAAGAAGCTGGTAATCGACAGGATCGGGCTGGTCAGTGAAAAAATATAA
- the trmD gene encoding tRNA (guanosine(37)-N1)-methyltransferase TrmD: MKKYNILTIFPDMFRDPFSVGVLSKAVESGFFHINPVNIREYTTDKHRTTDDYQYGGGQGLLMKVEPIHRAVQDIKQKQGGTRVILMDPRGKRFTQDDAERLKEYDSLTFVCGRYEGVDERVVDLVVDESLSLGDFVLTGGEFASMVMIDSIARLLPGVLGDENSPLEESHQSGLLEHPHYSKPREYEGLAVPEILFSGHHANIEKWRREKSLEITFQNRRDMLKTAKLSDEDKKYLDTLGGKKKIYVALLHYPMKDKEKENVATSITNMDLHDISRSCTTYDVKKYYVVTPLKAQREIAGRVIKHWLEGYGATYNVNRKQAFEGTQLTEGLLDVIADIEKKEGERPVVVATTARDSRADIGFDEVSALSEDKPCLIIFGTGWGFTEDVFKMSDRVLKPIEGAGNFNHLSVRSAVAIILDRIYRF; this comes from the coding sequence GTGAAAAAATATAATATCCTCACAATATTTCCTGATATGTTCCGGGATCCTTTTTCGGTTGGTGTGCTCAGCAAAGCTGTAGAGTCCGGGTTTTTCCATATTAACCCCGTTAACATCCGGGAATACACTACAGACAAGCACAGAACAACAGATGACTACCAGTATGGCGGCGGACAGGGGCTTCTTATGAAGGTAGAGCCCATTCACCGTGCAGTGCAGGATATTAAACAGAAACAGGGCGGCACACGTGTGATTTTGATGGATCCCAGAGGGAAACGCTTCACACAGGATGATGCCGAACGACTCAAAGAGTACGACAGCCTCACTTTCGTATGCGGAAGGTATGAAGGCGTTGACGAAAGAGTTGTTGATCTGGTGGTGGATGAGTCTTTGTCGCTGGGCGACTTCGTTCTCACAGGCGGAGAGTTCGCATCTATGGTGATGATAGATTCTATAGCCAGACTTTTGCCCGGGGTTCTGGGTGACGAGAATTCTCCTCTGGAGGAATCACATCAGTCGGGGCTTTTAGAACACCCTCATTACAGCAAACCCAGAGAGTACGAAGGGCTGGCTGTTCCTGAGATTCTGTTTTCGGGGCATCATGCCAATATCGAAAAGTGGCGCAGAGAAAAATCTCTCGAAATCACCTTTCAGAACAGGCGGGATATGCTGAAAACAGCAAAACTTTCGGATGAGGACAAAAAATATCTTGACACTTTGGGCGGAAAGAAGAAAATATACGTCGCTCTGCTCCACTATCCGATGAAGGATAAAGAGAAAGAAAATGTCGCAACATCCATTACTAATATGGATTTACACGACATATCCAGAAGCTGTACTACATATGATGTGAAAAAATATTATGTGGTTACACCTTTGAAAGCACAGCGTGAGATAGCCGGAAGGGTTATCAAACACTGGCTGGAAGGATACGGAGCAACTTACAATGTTAACCGTAAGCAGGCATTTGAGGGCACACAGCTCACAGAAGGTCTGCTGGACGTGATCGCTGATATCGAAAAGAAAGAGGGTGAACGCCCGGTTGTTGTGGCTACCACAGCCAGAGACAGCAGAGCGGACATCGGATTTGATGAAGTTTCAGCGCTGTCCGAGGATAAACCCTGCCTGATAATTTTCGGAACAGGATGGGGGTTTACTGAGGATGTTTTTAAAATGTCTGACAGAGTGCTTAAACCTATTGAGGGGGCTGGGAACTTCAACCACCTTTCGGTCAGAAGCGCTGTGGCAATAATATTAGATAGGATATACAGGTTTTAG
- a CDS encoding DUF1015 domain-containing protein: MSIVRPLAGVRYNLEEVLLKNVIAPPYDVISPEMKEKLKAKCPHNVVTMDLPDGQEDKYANAAKIYKDLLDKGILKKDKKSCFYVYEQIYEFGGKEYVRTGFVGLLKLEELGKGSVYPHEKTLSGPKKDRFELMKECKTNFSQIFGLYMDKENMLNSVFNDAKKNMPASSAVDDEGVKNTLWAVNTNEAVQYIEGFMKDKAIYIADGHHRYETSLNYRDYMRELNGDVPGEEKPYDYVMMMFVNFYDEGLKIFPTHRVVDVEPAFDMAAFLEKLGTKFSVEELADEAAYNEYLSNDTNGRTMAVYFDGKFYGLKAGEEVIESLHPVYRKVDTYLLQQAIMIDMLGMSEEQILRKEGVHFVQTMDKIKDLTEDRKAVAFLLKGVDIDIVREISESGLVMPQKSTYFYPKLQTGLVINQL, encoded by the coding sequence GTGTCTATAGTAAGACCTTTAGCTGGGGTGAGATACAATCTTGAGGAAGTTCTTCTCAAAAATGTTATTGCTCCTCCATATGATGTAATCTCTCCTGAGATGAAAGAGAAATTGAAGGCAAAATGCCCTCATAACGTTGTGACAATGGATCTGCCGGACGGGCAGGAAGACAAATATGCTAACGCAGCAAAAATCTACAAGGATCTTCTTGATAAAGGAATCCTGAAAAAAGACAAGAAGTCCTGCTTTTATGTTTATGAGCAGATTTATGAATTCGGCGGCAAAGAATATGTCCGCACAGGATTTGTAGGACTTTTAAAACTTGAAGAGCTTGGTAAGGGCTCTGTCTATCCACATGAAAAGACGCTCTCTGGTCCTAAGAAAGACAGATTTGAGCTTATGAAAGAGTGTAAGACAAATTTCAGCCAGATTTTCGGTCTTTATATGGATAAGGAAAACATGCTGAACTCTGTTTTCAACGATGCCAAAAAGAATATGCCGGCGTCATCCGCAGTGGATGATGAGGGCGTAAAAAATACTCTATGGGCTGTAAATACCAATGAGGCTGTTCAGTATATAGAAGGCTTTATGAAAGATAAGGCAATATATATAGCTGACGGACATCACCGCTATGAAACTTCTCTGAACTATCGGGACTATATGCGTGAGCTGAATGGTGATGTACCCGGTGAAGAAAAGCCTTATGACTATGTTATGATGATGTTTGTTAACTTCTATGACGAAGGTCTGAAGATATTCCCTACTCACAGAGTTGTGGATGTTGAACCTGCTTTCGACATGGCTGCTTTTCTTGAAAAGCTCGGAACAAAATTCAGCGTTGAAGAGCTAGCAGATGAAGCAGCTTATAACGAATATCTAAGCAATGATACAAACGGCAGGACTATGGCTGTTTACTTCGACGGTAAATTCTACGGTCTGAAAGCTGGGGAAGAGGTTATCGAAAGCCTCCACCCTGTTTACAGGAAAGTGGACACATACCTCCTCCAGCAGGCTATAATGATTGATATGCTAGGTATGTCTGAGGAGCAGATACTCCGCAAAGAGGGTGTGCATTTCGTTCAGACTATGGACAAGATAAAAGATCTGACCGAAGACAGGAAAGCGGTCGCTTTTCTTCTTAAAGGTGTGGATATAGATATTGTCCGCGAAATATCGGAAAGTGGTCTTGTTATGCCTCAGAAATCAACCTACTTTTATCCTAAATTACAAACGGGGCTGGTCATAAACCAGCTTTAA
- the rplS gene encoding 50S ribosomal protein L19, giving the protein MKNKLIESVESQFNNKELPEFRAGDTVKVHFRITEGNKERIQVYEGLVLKIHNASSNSTFTVRKMVGDIGVERIFPFYTPKIDKIELVRKGRVRQSRLYYMRELRGKAARIKERRKGF; this is encoded by the coding sequence ATGAAGAATAAATTGATCGAATCTGTCGAGTCACAGTTCAATAATAAAGAACTTCCAGAATTTCGTGCTGGTGACACAGTTAAAGTTCACTTCAGAATTACAGAGGGGAACAAAGAACGTATTCAGGTTTACGAAGGGCTCGTGCTTAAGATTCACAACGCAAGTTCTAACTCTACTTTTACAGTTAGAAAGATGGTAGGCGACATTGGTGTTGAAAGGATTTTTCCATTTTATACACCTAAGATTGACAAGATCGAACTTGTCAGGAAAGGACGTGTACGTCAGTCAAGACTTTACTACATGAGAGAACTTCGTGGTAAAGCTGCTAGAATCAAAGAAAGAAGAAAGGGCTTCTAA